The Amphiprion ocellaris isolate individual 3 ecotype Okinawa chromosome 24, ASM2253959v1, whole genome shotgun sequence DNA window GGGCGGCGGGGTTGGTGGTGCTGCTGGttgtggtgctgctgctgctgtcagataTGGTTTTTGAATTCTCCACTGTTACCTTCCGCCTGATCTTGGACATTCTGCAGGACtggaaaaatcaaagaaaactgCTTAGagaatgtttgtgtgttgttatcAGCAGGATTACAGCTTAACCATGACTAGTCAGCATAATTTCACGTTAATCATATTCATCGATATTTTTAGATGAGGTATTTATCTTTCacttttaattaactgttttaaGAAATCAGCTATCAGAgagtcacattttttattttattatcccttattaatcccacgaggggaaattttGATTTTCACAcatctccccaattgggggagtcagagcgacgggtcagccacggtacagcgcccctggagcaggaagggttaagggccttgctcaagggcccaaaagtggccgcatcggggcttgaaccgcTGACCTTCTGattagtagtccagagacttaaccgttgcaccaTCACTGCCCCAAAATTGCCAATTTTGCTTTGTAGGAGGATGGCACCCGCTGGTCTTGAACCAGGGACCTCCAGGTTGGGAGCCCTGTGTTTAACTTTGTGAGCTATGCCAGCACGTAATATGATACatacagttgagtaaaattgaaagttatttctaaagatattgtagtaaacttGTTGACATGCCATGAAtccactactttatattaagtaagtcagaaagccttggaatCTTCCCAGTctgttcttcaggaggaaatggcATCATGTGGAGTAgctgttattgttattttccatataaaatttgatatattgtaaaaaaaaaaaaaaagaaatatctgccatgattatctcaatttaataaaaagaacacaatcaaaactatttctaaaTCTGCtaattttcttattgtttagctaattagaaggtggttgctattaaattgggacggttatttagttggcattttagtgatatgcagtcattttttttttaaataaatgattgtttctataataaataatgatggaacttgtaaagacatgatcataacgAACATAAAAAACgtcagtttttttaattttagaaaaaatgcatgcaagactttatattttaggttctatattgacccatttaatatttactgtattttagacACTCTGTTTTGCTATATTTAAcggtttattctgttttattttggttttccaAACTGATTTTGACAAGTCTTTATGCTAATTGTTTGTTGCTGCCTGGCTGAGAACATGTGCAGGTATTAAGTAAGGTCAGGTACCATATCAATATAAATATTCTCCTAATCTAGTAATGATTTGACATTACTAGATTTGACTCGGCTTGAGGGCTTCCTGTACTTTTAGTAATCAAAACTTAAACATATTCAAATATTGCTGTTGTCTGTGCAAACTTCTAGCCTGCAGTACTGCATGCTAGCTTCTAGTTAGCTTCCTCGCTAACGACGAGACTTCAATTCTACACTTTACAGGCTTTAACGTCTCTACATTagtgtaatatttaaaatgcttGGCCGGTAAATGACTAACGTTAATTATTCTATATGCCTCATAGTGGAAAAAACAGGCGAATGGAGGCTAATGCTAAAGTTAACTGTTAGTCTTGTGTTTAGCGCGGGGCCTTCcagcctcctccagcagccttCAAGCTGatgtacagacaaaaaaacagcctCACCCAAGATTTTATGTCGGTGTCGCATCTACTAAAGTCCAGTTGGCTGATTTAGCACTTGTAGAAATCACAAGGCTTAATCTTTAAAATCAAAGGCACAGTCTGCCTCGGGTGCCTTCATATTGGCGGACAGTGAGCGTCATACGTCCTGCTCCTCTTCGGTGGTGTTGAAGAGGCTGCTCATACCACGCAGTGACTCATCACCGCCACCtactggttttattttacaCTGTAGCTTCCAAAACAcggttaaccctcctgtcgtcctcatttacaggcaccaaaaaaaattgtttccttgtctgaaaaaaatccaaaaattcagcaaaaaaattccccaaatttctgaaaatttgcaaaactttcagtaagaaaattctaataattcctgaaaagtttcccttaaaagttttgttttaagaaaatcccccaaatttagcaagaaaattcttgtaaatattttcaaaaaattagtaaaaaatcttccaaactaaaaaaaaaatcctaaaaaggtggcaaccctattGACGACACAGagccaaaaacaaaatgagactgaatcagaatcagaatcagagtGTGTGGGGAAAACAGAACTTCCTCTCTGAACAATCATTTGTCATGGAAACATCTAATATATTCCATATTAgatattaaaagttaaaatatgtctaatatattttaacttttgcatTATGAGTTTATTCAGACAACTGTAAAACCAGTAATTGGAAATAGTTATGATGTAGTCTTAAATTAAGACATGGAAAACATGTCagatattgtaaatattatgtaatattttttgtttgttagcttTTGTAAGTTTGTGAgagctgtttttgttaaaattggATTGCTAATATAGCAGAGGtattttttagtagttttttttcattgtttgtcatttttgaagcaggagagaagaaaacactgCACAAGCTTAGGTTGCACTAAAGCACAACAGGCAATGTGAAATTACATCAACAGAAACAGACCTTGTTAACGGCTTCCACCATCTcctaaaaaataacaaagacagACGTACTCAGGCTTCAgttcagatgctgggagtgcatgaatactcttgtgttcactcttgcagtcaacagcagaacatttggtgggATGTGTTGgtaaaattagacattttagaGATTGCAGAAGCAGCTCCAGAAAGTAAATGAGACTAAAACCTAAAATCTAGCTTGAGAGATGGCAGAAGAACATTTTCATATCTAAACAGTTTTTAGTTTACACttctaagtttacaacaaccataaaactcaataaaagtGGACTTTGACCGTACGGGACCTTAAAAATTCTTTGTACTTGTTCACTCTTTTATCTCTGAAAGTTTTATTAGATCAAACATTTAGATAAgaacattttaatgcaaaacaaatcaaagattTGATGACTTTTCAATTTCAGAATCACTGTAGTGAACACAAACACTCAGTTATATcatttatatactgtatgtgtgatttttatttacttaccAGGTTGAGATTAAAACCTCTTTTAATCAAGGCACATCACTACAAAGCGACGTGACAAAAGTAAAAGCACATTAGAACAAGCAGGGGGATTAAAATCCACAAAACAAAATCTAGTTTAGTTGCATATCTTCTGACACAAAATCATGAAGCCACAGTGTTTTCTGAAGCTTCTTCTTGCAGGACCAGCGACCAAATATGAGAAGGTCGTTCCATTGGGCTCAGAACAAATCCTGGGCAACCTGTAAAGCAGCCATATGAGAGTTATAAAAGTTGTACACGGTGATGTGTAGTTGACAATGAGTTGGCTATAAAGTAAAGAGAACACACAGAGTCTACGCAGCAAGGAGTGGAAGCAGCAGAATGTATATGGATAATATCCTCACAGTCTAAAACATATCAGTATGGGTCTTTTcttactgtaaatttaaagcAGGCTTTACTTTGGTAATGAAAACTCAGTCTAAGCTCTGGACAAGACCAGAAACCTATCTACACTCacggaaaaaatgattagaccacccttgttttcttcaatttcttgttcatttcaatgcctggtaccactaacaGTATATTActtgaagaatacaatgaacacgacaaaaaatgcagctggttccataatactttatgtcctatttgacatgcttcagcttcattgtattccagggtatataagaggatatttcatgtcatcagcagcactgcacatgtaaaggcctagagtggtttacTGTTGACATTCAAGccatagcacaactcagaagttgtcagctctcacataacgccTAAAACGAAAGAATTAtatgaagccacaaaggcagccatcttggcactgctggaaattggcatgagtgagagacaggtagtgaaaaaactgaatatctccaagacagccgttctaAAACCTAATAAAACGTAATAAAAACATTCCTCTTcgagcaaaaatgacaaacagactATTCTCAATAATGGACTTTTCCAAGTTAGCAGATCTTTTGCCGACACTACAAAGGTTTTACTcacaaaaactgctttaaaaactTGATTTCCTGACCTTAACGGCAGGTGAAGCTTCTCAGACGGTCGGAGAAGGACTCGTTGGAGCTTGTGTTTTCTCTATAACCTTGAGGGCGATCGTCTTCACGGCAATCAGCGCTTCATTGCAGGCGCCGGAAATGTGCGACGGCGGCAGCAGGAAGCCGTAACGCCCACGGTCCTGCAACTCAAACGTGAAGGAGTATTTGATGCCGAGGTTGTACGCCCAGTCGTCCGAACCACCAGGAGCCAAGTCTGGAGAAAAGACGGTTAAATTTGTGTGTTGGAGTCAAATTAAGCTGATGTTGCTTTAAGAATAAAACTTTCTTACATATTGTCTTCGCTCCTGCACCATATCTGTAGGTGTTCCTGTAGTATCTTCGGATTTTCTGTGCAGCTTCTTGGGCCATCTCAAGCTTTGAAAAGGCATTTAAACAAAGATTTAGAAGAGCAGAAAGCGAATATCTTAAGAGTTGTGGACCAAACCACTCACCAGATCTCTGTGGTTCTCTGCTTCCTCCAATGTGCAGGAATACGGGAAGAGCAGCATCTGGGAGTAGGAGTGGATGCTGAGGTAGAGTTGAACTGTGTCCTTGTGGCTACGAAGGAAGTTGGCCACGGCCTGAGACTCCGGCTCGGACTCGGGGAACATTCCGCAGTAGATCTCAGTGCAGGGATTGTGAGAGGCTCCTTCCGCTGGGTTGAACAGGAACATTTTAACTTGTAGGTCAAATCATGACTGAGCCGAGTTCTGTGGTTTGCATCAACAAGGAATTCAACAgggaaaaactacatttaagtAGCTTTATGTGGCATTCACAGGttaggaagaaaagaagaaaattttaCCCCAAAAAATACTGTCTAAACGAACAAATTCAATTGAACACAAAGGTCTTAcacttaacccttgtgtcgtcctgcgggtcaaattgacccgttttaaagtttgaaaatgtggaaaaaaaaaatttccacagtgaaacttctgatgtccacattttcgggaaattttttgacattttttggtgggaaaaaaagaaatgttacaaatgtttctgaagaaaattcagcaaaaaatcaaccaaaatccagcgaatgtCCTCTTTGTGAACATAACGTTGCTTAACCTGACCAAttccagatcataaccctaacccccacaggctggtaggcactagccatgatgaatgcatcacttcatccgcctgtcttcttaccctgatgcccccatcactctgcagcaaggtaaatctggactcagacTACacttgttcctcaaagatgatggttctccactatccttcaggttttaataatgcgttggaccgttcttaacctgattttactAGTtccatctccttagttgttttctttgcttgatgcaggccaataaattgacccttctgagacagattaaatcctttccatgaccacagaatgtcttccaacatggtggtttaagaaatgagaagctcctcactgcatcagctagggttaaataagttgttgcagctgaaacgtattcatcactgcagtaattatccagttacccatttgtttagttaaatccagttggcgacttttttttggacaggcagtgtattaaTGGCTGGTTGTTGTTAAAGGTGCAGAAATCTGGATATCtcattttaatgctttataTAGTGGATTAACTGTATTGTCAGAGCAGAACTTACTGCACCAGTTGGCATCGAAGTTTCTGTTCAGGTCAACTCCGATGCAGGAAGTAGTTTTGCTGATGGAGCGGTTCTTCCTCCACATTCTAttctgagacaaaaaagaaaaaaatcaggggGAAATCATAAATCCAGCTGAAATTACTGTCGTCACATGTGCTCCAGCGGTGTTCACGTGTTCTTACTGATGTCCAGCTGTACTTGTATCCATCCGGGTTCAGGACAGGCAGGACGTAGACGTCCATGTTGTCCAGGATGTGAGTGATGTCTTGGTTTATGTTGTAAAACGACAAAGACTGGGagagaaaaagcaaatataTGAGTTAACTGCtctgacaattaaaaaaaaaaaaaaaaaacacacaagaacagCCATCCAGACAGTACTCACATAGTGAACAAACCATAAGCAGAAAGCAGGAGACACCCACTCCCTGGCATGAATCCCACAGTCGATCCACATCGCTTTCTTATTCGTCCTGTTATTGAAGGACAGCTGAGGGAAAAGAGGTCAAACAATCATCTTAGATTGAATTTAGAcatattttaaaacacttttcaaCTTAAACTGCTTCAAATGGAACAAATAATGCAGATTAATTTGCTGTGAAATGATCCTAAAAACATTACATCTTAAAAAGAGAGCTAAAGCTTTACCTTCAGAACATATAGTGGTCGCTTCTCATACGAAGAGCCAACAAGGATGACTTTGACCGTGTTGGGGTTGTCATGTGCAGTTCTATTTATCCAATAATAGATCTGACAGTGGAGATAGAGTGTTTGTAAACTGTCAAATATCATAAAATACTTTGCATTTATACATTCCAACACACTGATCCTGTAAATGAAGCTTCATGTGTCTGATTTCTACTAAAATAAGACTGATAGTTGCCCTAAAAATGACCGTGAAGATGAATTAATTGTGTAAGTGTGTCACATAAATTCAAAAAATCTACATCTTCCAGACTGTGGTATCTCTCGTAGAAAGTCGAGCCGCTTCGTGGGTCAGTGGAGTCATTCCTCGTCTGCATTTCGATCAGCTCGTTAGCGTTGGCCAGTAACACcctgaaacaaacagcagattaTTCACTCAGAATCAACTATCCAGCATTGTTCAGTGAGCGTTTGGACGTACTCATGTGTCACTGCATGTCTCTGAAGCAGATTCTTGACCGTCTCTGAGCTGTTTGCAGGAACAAAGAGGTGGACCTGAGTTTCCTCTTTGATGTACTGAGGTGAAACAGGCTGCCACAGGGCTGTCTGGGAGAGAATAAATCAGGTGATGATTCACAGAAGGAAAAAACCCAAAGGTACGCGATCGTTGAAGAAAAATCTCACTCCTACCTCATATTGTGTGGATACGTTCCTCAAGATGTCCAcgtgttcttgtgtttttgggGTGATTGATAGAATCTGGTcactgaataaaaagaaaaacacacatttgcaaGTCAGTGAGCCAAAATGTATTATTGCCAGAATGCACTAAATGCACTGAACTGCTTTCTTCACCTATGTGTCCACAGTTAGACCTAAAATTATTTGTATGTTgatagggattttttttatccGAATAGGACTCTTATGACTGGAAATGGCATGAAGAAGTGACAAAAGACAAGAGACCATTGTGTTAGAGATAataatggtacatttttaactatttttcaactcagtttagtttgtttcttcaaaaaattacccaaaaaatgtcatgtccaaaattattcaattaatcaatttatgagaaaatgcagcttctgtATTGTTTAAAATGGTTCTGGTATCAAGATGGGAAAAGGAAGCTTATACAGAATTAACTGAAGATGACTGGTTAAATGTCTTGTGGAGGGAATTCACATGGAAGAACAATGTATCCACCTATCCATGTATCTACCTATCCACCTACCTATGTATCTACCtaccaaccatccatccatctgatCTGATGGTCTCCATGGAGACCGTCTAAGACAGGCATTCAAAAGTTAACCTGAATCAAGCAAAAAGAGTTTGACCATTAGTCCTGTGAtcagatgagatgaaaatggAGTTGTCTGAACACGGAGATGTGGCTTTCTTTTGGAGAAACACTCAACTCAAAGACGTCTATCCTCATGTTTAGGCATGGTATTGGGAATGTGATGCTTTGAGGGTGTATGTTCTGGAAAATGTACCAGGCAACCTTGTCAAAGTAAACAGCATCAAAACAAGAGAGGATCACACTAAGGAAAACATCAGGAAGTCTGCAGCATTAGACCTTCAAACTAGACAATGACCTAGAACATAGAGCAAAAGGGTGAACAGAAAACAATATGTTGGAGTGGCCCAGTCCAGAGTCTAAACCTGAATCCCTTCTAGAATCTGTGGACGGCAAGAAAGGATTCCAACCTCAAAGGCCTGGAGATCGTTGCAAAAGAGAAGCGCAACAAAATCCCACTAGGGACATGTGGAAAACTTGTTTGAGAACTGTTTGATGGACATGGTGGCAAATAAAGTCTTTGCTGTTGATTGCTGACAAAGGatgtgaataattttggacatggtatttttaaacaaacatacTCCATcttacaggttttttttcacttgtttacaccatttccagccagaagaaacatATTAAACGAATAAAATTGCACTTATACATCAAATTCTAGCATGGCTATGAATAATCTGGGCCCTAACTGTATGTGTCACAATATGCGATTGCGTAAGAGTGCCATAATACCATTCCTCTGTGCAAAACAGTCAGCTTCCCTTTTCCAGATAATCAaccaaaaatcaaaacaattgATTCCCACCAAAGTAACTTGCCGTGTCTCTCTGCAGTGTCCTGTCCTCAGGAGTAAGTCcaaattcaaaaaaacaaagaaaagcaaaagagTCGCCATGGTGGTGTCAGGATCCGGACTGGAACTGACCGAGGTTTGTTGAGACTGTGGGGGTAGGAAGGCATTATTGATTGGAACTGTTGTTTATTTAGAAGTTAAACTTTACTTTTTTGGAAAGAACCAGGTCATCGATCACATTGAGTGCTACCAAACATGGTATTTTATTGACACTGTTGTATTCTAAGCAATATGGTTAAACTGAatatcattaaaaatatataatttgagCACAAAAAATACACTTGTCAGTCACTAGTCAGAAAAGTGACTGCAGTGATACCTCCCGCCCTGTAGGTGGCGACACAGGAATGGAAGTAAACCTTTTTAGCTAAAAGACACAGGAAGAAAGTGACaggttgtgttgtgttattgaattcctgttgtCAAGATGTCAGGCCACGATCAGCTGGTCCTCTGTTTGTGTGAAATAACAAGGTAAGATCAAACCAAGTGTTTAAAACGATCGAGATAATGTTAAATTCTCTGTTATTGAAGCGGAACTAGCTTGTTTCACTTCCTTGCTGACTGCTGGCGGTACCAGCTACGAACTAGAAATTGCGGAGACgatatttaatgtcatttagctcaaaaataagctaaaaataaGCTAATT harbors:
- the cpb2 gene encoding carboxypeptidase B2, with amino-acid sequence MATLLLFFVFLNLDLLLRTGHCRETRDQILSITPKTQEHVDILRNVSTQYETALWQPVSPQYIKEETQVHLFVPANSSETVKNLLQRHAVTHEVLLANANELIEMQTRNDSTDPRSGSTFYERYHSLEDIYYWINRTAHDNPNTVKVILVGSSYEKRPLYVLKLSFNNRTNKKAMWIDCGIHAREWVSPAFCLWFVHYSLSFYNINQDITHILDNMDVYVLPVLNPDGYKYSWTSNRMWRKNRSISKTTSCIGVDLNRNFDANWCTEGASHNPCTEIYCGMFPESEPESQAVANFLRSHKDTVQLYLSIHSYSQMLLFPYSCTLEEAENHRDLLEMAQEAAQKIRRYYRNTYRYGAGAKTIYLAPGGSDDWAYNLGIKYSFTFELQDRGRYGFLLPPSHISGACNEALIAVKTIALKVIEKTQAPTSPSPTV